Proteins from a genomic interval of Gossypium hirsutum isolate 1008001.06 chromosome A09, Gossypium_hirsutum_v2.1, whole genome shotgun sequence:
- the LOC107901807 gene encoding 60S ribosomal protein L36-3, whose amino-acid sequence MATKQPNTGLFVGLNKGHVVTKKELAPRPSNRKGKTSKRVHFVRNLIREVAGFAPYEKRITELLKVGKDKRALKVAKRKLGTHKRAKKKREEMSSVLRKMRAHHPGGGDKKK is encoded by the exons ATGGCCACCAAGCAGCCAAATACAGGCCTTTTTGTAGGACTAAACAAGGGCCATGTTGTAACCAAGAAGGAATTGGCTCCACGTCCATCTAACAGAAAAGGA AAAACTAGCAAAAGAGTCCATTTTGTGAGGAACTTGATAAGGGAAGTTGCTGGTTTTGCACCGTATGAGAAGAGGATTACGGAGCTTTTGAAGGTTGGTAAGGACAAGCGAGCTCTCAAGGTAGCTAAAAGAAAATTGGGAACTCACAAGAGAGCCAAGAAGAAGCGTGAAGAGATGTCGAGTGTTCTCCGCAAGATGag GGCTCATCATCCTGGAGGTGGAGACAAGAAGAAGTGA